ttatgaataaaagactggtttctgaattttgtacttatGAGGCTtattgttttcgaatgtaaatttgagagcaacgccggtgtcaaccaacccccgtcccgggcaTGACATTAAAGTGATATCAGAGCGaaccaggtttcataatctggggaggagaaactagaaataataagttctaATATACTTCTGAAAATAAGTTCTGAAAACTAgagtaatagactactgaaaataaactactgtaatagactactgaaatgaTAAACTGACTACGTACAGTTAGGAAAATCAATAGGGAAACAAATCAGAATACATTAGAGCTCTGATTGTTTCAGTAGtaagtataaaaaaaaaattcagtagacccaaaaccattagcccgaaaccagaaccagtagatggaaaccagtaggtctgaatgcagaagactaggtcagtagactcggaatgcagcagactggttctaacagtgctggaaagcagcagatagtgctggaaaagcagcagactgaTTGCAGTAGCATCAGAGTTGCAGTAGATATGGAATTCCAGCAGGCTCATGCAGTAGACCTTGcaaatggcatggaagttgaggtgtttttcgcgcaaacttcaaacagccataacttttgatccaggaggaatttttactattaagagTATGCATTGGAAAGATCTCGACGAGGAGAACCTAACCTAGAATGATTCTAGCACCGCcgacgaaccccaaaatccttcgttaagatagtgatatcatcatttccgtaaaattttccaacttttcgaaactttgaggaattttcatttccaaacggcttagcatttttacaccaaacttggtaccattcatgttctggatgtgaaggatttttagtaaattttttcaCGGAATTCTGAGACCGAAAAATTTTGAGCTATTTTCTTCCATTGAATGCATAGACAGTACTGATTTTGTTCATTCCAGTAATTGTCTATAACTCAACCTGTACTCTTGAGATCAATTCTGAACATTCACTCTCCTGTTTTGGATGAAGATTGTGACTGATCagagtagctacattaagaACTTAGAGAAGAAGAAGTACTACTAGATGTAGTGGAAAAAGAACAGTGATAATTGAGAGATGATAAGGTAGACTAGATTGGTATTATCATACGAAAAGAAAGAAGTGTAATATTCTTTGAGAATGTACCAAGATAAGTTGAATCATATTGGGAATGTACCtatctgatataagttgacttacatttgtGGGAATTTACCTATCGAAGATAAGCTTCTGACTTAAGATGAATTGTCTGACTCgaggataataaattatttatgaaaatatgagataaggaTTATATAAGCTTTGAAATTTAGATGTATGAGTAAAATTTTTGTCAATAATTAATGGTATGTACATTAAATTTGGGATGCTAAGAGAAAGACATCCAATGAGACTTGTTTGTGTTAAAACATGCTGGACTCATAGTCTTGATTAAGgaaagatttagtaaaagaagaattgtcTGAGGATTTAGTTTCTCCCGTTcaaggttgaaagaaattttaactaagTTATAATTATTGGGACTTGAAGCAATCAGATGATAAGGAGTTATATTCTAAGATTCCATATTGGTTTCAAGATTTGAGTTAGTAATCGTgttaattttaagatagaataaaataagtatggatacACATATATTCAATGTCGATCTTATACAGTGTactttgggaatggattggttagccaagaatcatgctttagtagactgtcatggaaagacgATAACTATCCAAGCTCCACgccaagagaaacttttatttcatggcaagacaaaagaacgaaagactcttctttctgcttctcaaacttggaaagccatgaaaagtggagaagaagtttacctagctatgttaagcgaggtaaagaaagaaaccacacttacGCTAGAAGAGATTCTGGTAGTACAAGAGTTTCCGGATGTatttcctgaagaactccctggcgaacttcccgaccgcgaagtggaatttgagattaatttagtgcccaatgctacaccaatctcaaaagcaccatatcgaatggctccggcagagttgaaagaactcaaagaccAACTacaagaattgttggataagaagcaaatccgaccaagcgcatctccgtggggagctcctgtcctatttgtaaagaagaaggacggaagcataaggatgtgtattgattacagagagctgaataagatcacattaaaaaacaagtatccgcttccaagaatagatgacttgtttgaccaactcaagggagctacggtcttttccaagctcgacttaaggtcaggctaccatcaactcaaggtcaagacggatgatattccgaagacagccttccgaacaaggtatggatattatgagttcatggtaatgcTATTTGGATTAACCAACGCTCcagcagtattcatggatctcatgaataggGTGTTCAAgccatttcttgacaagtttgttgtggtattcatcgacgatattctggtatattcgtcAAGGgaagaagaccacaaagaacatctttgtctcaccctccagacgcTGAGAGAAAAGAAACtgtacgccaagttcaagaaatacgaattctggctagagagcgtcacattcttgggacacataatatcagcagcaggaatatctgtggaccctaagaaagtagaggcaatctcaGATTGACCTAGACCAAAGAATGTGAGAGAAATAcgaagcttcttgggattagcaAGCTATTAccaaaaatttgttgaaggattttcttcaatagtcatacccctcaccaagctcacacagaagaactccaagtttcaatggagtgaaaaatgtgagcaaagcttcgagactttgaagaagaagcctATCTCAATTCCGGTGTTAgtattgccaactgaaggcaaagacttcaccatctacagtgatgcatctaaaggaggtttaggatgtgtactcatgcaagagggaagggtgattgcatacgcgtcgagacagttgaagacgtatgaacagaattacccaacACATGACCTGGAGCTAGTAGCAGAGGTATTTGCACTCAAGATTTGGAAACACTGTTTATATGGTTCTAGATGtgaaatattcaccgatcatcaaagcctcaagtacttgttcactCAAAAAGAGTTAAACATGAGGTAGAGGCGATTGAttgaactcatgaaggattacgacttgacgataagctaccacccaggcaacgacaacaaggtagcagatgctttaagtcgaaagaatatgagtaagatgatcctgacatcactttcagcacaaccatgccTTCGAGAGACTATCAAGataagtcaagatagagattccgctttggtgaaactgaaagagcaagctaaaGAAGAGAAATCACCAGACTTCATTATGGACAACAAAGGAATCTTGTatatgaaaggacgattgtgcgtaccagacatcgataacattcgacaagaagtaatgtcagaagcacataagtcaaaattttcagtacatcatggcagtaccaagatgtacagagacaTGAAGAAGAATTTCTGGTGGAGTAGAATGAAAATGGATGTTGCGacatttgtttccaagtgtcacgtgtgccaaCAAGTTAAAGCAGAACACCAGAGACCTGGTGGACTTCTTCAACCATTAGAAATTCCggaatggaaatgagaacatatttccatggattttgtagttggtttaccaaagtcgagacaaggtcatgacggaatatgggtaatcgtagatagactcacaaaaatCTGCTcatttcttacctgtccgcatgaattataatttgggcaagctagccacattgtacatgaatgagatcgtacgattgcatggagttccagctagcatactgtcagacagagatcctagatttacatctcgattttggaagagctttcaacaagctatggggactaaggttactcttagtacgacatatcaccctcagaccgatggtcaagcagagaggacaattcaaactttagaagatatgcttagagcatgtgctctagacttcagtggtaattggagcaAACATCTGCCTTTAATCGAGTTCGCtaacaataatagttaccacagtagtattggaatggcaccatacgaagctctgtatggacgaaaatttcgatcaccactgtattgggatgaagtaggggaaaaagccatcGTTGGACCCGAactgatccaagaaacagtggaaaAAGTTGCTATGATCAAAGAGCGActaaaagctgcacaagatcgacagaaaagctgggctgacatgaaaagaagacccgtggaatttgaagttggagaGAAAGCATATATGAAAGTGTCACCAatgaagggtgtaatccgattcaataaggctgggaaactgaatcctaGATATgtcggaccatttgaaatccttgagaaagtgggaacacttgcttatagattagcacttccacccgacatgtcaagaattcacaatgtattccacgacTCGCAGCTGAGAAGATATATTTCAGATCCAAGTCACATTCTGGAAGCTGGACCACTTCTGGTGGAGAGCAATCTAAATGAAGAGCTGAAgtatgaagaaattccgattcgaattgtggatTTCAAAGACTAAGTACTGAGGCGATGAACTATTCCATATggcaaagtacaatggtccaaccataccgaaagagaagctacttgggagttggaagaaaagatgcgagcacaatacccttatctctttgaagatcatgtatagccaagtttcgaggacgaaacttctcataaggagggagggatttGAGAACCCGAATTTTCAGCATTCcagcagcaatgcaaaattccagcagaagctaatatttcagaagctggtatttttccagcagattagaatccagcagctaaccacagataaaatccagcagcagcagcacgaaattccagcagacagttactattTCAGCCCCCATGatttgtaactgaagcatttaacatggaataaagattgttaatggTAGATTATgaccattaattgggaggctaacagtcagaactTTGCCTATATATAACaccctcaaatctctgaattggtgttacacaaatcttgagttatTACTTGAAATATTTGAGATAAGAGAGTGCTTATTTTCGGGCAGTAGAAACCAGTAGCGAGAGCAAGCCTATTTCCATACTTTAACCGAAACTCTCcagcaaattactgtaagtgggcttatgtataaatatcttgaaacccgtttgatgatttctgttttaaagcaaagtatattcttgatttctgatatctgattttgaagcactgaaacttagtgaactaatgataggaatatatattctgaacattactgattactgattactggcctcaccccttagaggagagaacatataggggactgatatcagtttagccatgaaattcacgaacgtgctcagttCTTACTTGTTAAATTTCTGATTACTGAATATCGAATACTGATTTCCGActactgatttctgaatactgatttctgttctgaaataaagagtttctgtatattattgtattactgtttatgttgaaaacgatttcgaaattgggagttattcccgcccctgcttactgagtgacaaccatatcacttaCCCACCAAAcacatctcagataagaacgaggaagaaatattagaagAGGAAGAGCAAatccagttctggggctggtgaagaagattacTGTTCTCAGTTTATGTTAATTCTGATGTATCTGTTAAGACACTgttatgtctggttttacatttccgctgtaaaacatcagtattcgagttgtaacagactattgatttatttcgtattatgaataaaagactggtttctgaattttgtacttctgaggcttgttgttttcgaatgtaaatttgagagcaacgccggtgtcaaccaacctcCGTCCCGGGACGTGACATTAAATAGCCGTAAAAGATCATTTATTACTCTATTTAACAAATTATATTCTTGGATTCATGTACTCTTAACGAGAAAAAGAGTCGTTCTTTCTTAAATGTTAAAGATCAACTATATAAAGACCTCTCGGGGATTCTAAAAAAACCTTTCCTCTCTTGAACATTGAATTTAATGTGAACAATCGTTAAAAAGACTTAAGCTTTTCAAAAACTCAGAAAAACAGAACATACTTTAAAGACTTAGCAGATTCAAAAATTCATTTGTGATATCTTTATTCATACACATTCATCGTCTCAACTACTATaaagtgtgaaatttttgtAATTTGAGGAAAGAGATTTTCCCCATAATTATAACTATTAAGTATTGCATTGTAATACTAGGAGTTTCAATGGGAAGAAGAAAGACCAACTGAATTGAATTTGTATAAGTGTGTTCCATCAAAGTCTTCTACTGATATTTTCTGCAAAAAAAAGAAGGGGAGACATAGAAAGGTTTTGTTCTTCGAACATCGAGAAACAAGTTTTGTGTCTTACTACCTTCCAGTGCTTTTAGTTTCATTAAATTATTGTGGACTATTTTCGTACTTCTGCTGCACTCTCCAAGAACGAGACAAGCttttaaattcttaaaacaATTCACAAGTACACTTTTCAGAAGCGGAATAATTTgagtttgaagtatttattCAACCTCTTTTTACACATTCCACCGATCCtaataagtggtatcagagcgggtttaTCTCGTTATGAAACATCTTCTGCATATAATCATGACATCTTTCAGCAAGATTcttatgttctcaaaagaaaacTTCAACAACTAGAAAATCGGAATGAAAGCTCATCTTTCAGCACAAGAAGATGACATTTGGTATGCCATTACTAATGGTTCCATTAAAAACATGGAAGCCAATCCAATAGTGGATGTAATAGAAGGTTCTCCACAAATGCTGAAAAACACATATGCAAGTGGATCTGCaaagataaaaagaaagaaattttgATTATGTATCCAAGGATATTTTGTATAAAACCTTTGACAAGaacaccttcagcaaaatcaagatgtatTCTTCTGCAAAAGAAATCTTGGAGAAGTTGATCGAAGGCAAATAACcagacataaaaaaataaactttatGTAGCAatgtagaagtttgagaatTTTAATATGAAGATTAGAGAATCTTtaaatgattttgatgatagaTTCAGTAGCATTATCAACGTATTAACAGCTCTTAGCAAGGAATACGGCAACAGAGAAATTGCTCTCAAGGTTATGAGAGCACTACATAAAGAATGTGATGTTAAAACCATGGTAACGAGAGAATCAaaggatttgagaaaaatagaactacatgacttgtttaCACACTTGAAGGCCTACGAATTTGAACTTGAAGTAAGAAATGGTGAAGAGCCTTCATCAAGTCAGCCAACTAAAGCTCTTACTTTTGCTGCTACTGTTCCAAATGTCTCAACTACTGTTGCTGTTGAGAGAATATATGAAAGGACTGCTGAACAATAACAAATCAGCAACGATGTCATatcattatttgttaagaaattttcaagatttatgAAGAAGATCCAAAGAACCTATCAAGATCTCAATCAAAACTTCAAGAAGGAGTCACTATATGGTGATATGGCTTGTTTCAATTGTGGAAAAACTGGTCATTTTATTGGAAATTGTCCTAAGCTCAAGAAAGATGATTACAAGAAGAAAGGACATAAACGCAATGATAAAAATTCCCGAAAAATCACAAATCAATGGTGAGGAAAGAAAAACAAGTTGACAGATTCTATTTTGGGACCATCGAATATACCCAATCTTTGTGGTACTCGCTGGTTTATCTTATTTGTCGATAATCACACACATCTATCGTGGGTCTTCCTCATGAAAAATAAATCAGAAATGCccaattctttaaaaaaaattcatttaatgattgaaacacaattttttttcttgccATATTCGGGCATTACGCACCGATCGAGCTCGTTATTATTTCAATTTTGTTTTGGGGGTTACCTACAAGCACATGGATCATTCACCAAAGCTCGTGTGTTAAGACACCACAGCAAAATGGGTTTCTGAGTGAAAAAATCGACACCTTCTTGAGGTGGCTCGTGCTTTACCTTTTACGTCAAATGTTTCCCCTCTATCATTGGGGTAATGTCATTTTTGCAGCCAGTTACATGATAAATAGGACTTTGATTCATCTACATCAAAAAAGGATAAGTATGCAAATTATATAGTTATACAATATATTTAAAACTACAAAAGTGCAAAccctttttatatatttttattgttgtaTGTGACACCTTGAATTTGAAAAATAGAATTCTAGTTTATGAAACAATAAGCCGAGCATTGGGGCGACCAAATTTTGCCGCTCCGACGAGAGGTAAACTGCCTGGATTTAGTGTGGACCACGTTGTCTGGAAATTTCAAACAGCTCCGTTGCACATTTTGAGTCCGGTTCAAACTTCGAACCTCGGTGCTATCATTTTgagttttctttaattttcttgcttaattttcattcatcaaGACTAAAGATTCTAATTTTTTGTTATTCTTTAAATTTaactattaaatttttttaaaaaaaatattaggatTGAATTGGATCAGGACCCAACGGTTAATCAGAGACCGAACCCGAACCCTGGCCTAGACACGGCCCGTGGCCGCATCTACTGTACAGAGATAATATCAAAGGCATTATTATTGTATCAAaaatctatatacctataaaagtgtggataatTGATGTGTTTTCCGATTGTGAAAAGACATCtatatatacctataaaagtgtggataatTGATGTGTTTTCCAATTGTGAAAAGACATAAATGCCCtccttaaatatatatatgcacaATTCTAACAATTATcacttatatatataaaattctaATAAATGCTAATaaattatgataatatgatGTTTAATACTAACATATTTATTGGTTTTTTAACAAATAATTGaaatctatatacctataaaagtgtggataatTGATGTGTTTTTCAATTGTGAAAAGACATAAATGCCATCCTTaaacctataaaagtgtggataatTGATGTGTTTTCCGATTGTGAAAAGACATAAATGCCCTCCTTAAAGATATATATGCACAATTCTAACAATTATcacttatatatataaaattctaATAAATGCTAATaaattatgataatatgatgtttaatactaacatattttattggttttttatcaaataattgaaaataaagagtttaataaatttataataagaATGTATATAAACAATTATGAATGTCAATATGTTAACAATCTCATAAAACATGAATCTCTTAGAAAAATTTCGAGAGTTTGGCTAtaataagaaaattaaaaaaattagtagcaCTTTTATTTAAAAGTGTGGATAATTGATGTGTTTTCCGATTGTGAAAAGACACAAATGCCCTCCTTAAAGATATATATGCACAATTCTAACAATTatcacttatatatatataattctaaTAAATGCTAATAAATTATCATTACCCTATTCATTGATTGTTGTAgaacaaaattaattatatgtttaaTAGTATAATAACATGATTCTAATAAATGCTAATAAATTATCATTACCCTATTCATTGATTGTTGTAgaacaaaattaattatatgtttaatagtataataacatgatagatataaaataatatgataatatgatgtttaatactaacatattttattggttttttaacaaataattgaaaataaagagtttaataaatttataataagaATGTATATAAACAATTATGAATGTCAATATGTTAACAATCTCATAAAACATGAATCTCTTAGAAAAATTTCGAGAGTTTGGCTAtaataagaaaattaaaaaatttagtagcacttttataaaatattatacatacgaaaaatttataaattcaatatacaAATTTGGTGATATTTGAAACATCTACTAAAATTGATTAAGATTTAGACATTAAATGTCTAAAGATAAACCAGACCATGATTTTCAAGAATagtacaatcaaaatctttataaattcaatatacaAATTTGGTGATATTTGAAACATCTACTAAAATTGATTAAAATTTAGACATTAAATGTCTAAAGCTAAACCAGACAATGATTTTCAAGAATAGTTGAACCAAAATCAGAGTAAAAAATTTCTTCGTTTCAATTCCAAAATCAACtatcataatatatatacatacgaaacaattataaattcaatacaCAAAATTTTGTGATATTTGAAACATCTACTAAGATTGATTAAGATTTATACATTAAATGTCTAAAGCTAAACTCAACcatgattttcaaaaatagcagaatcaaaatcagattaaatattttcttagtttcaattccaaaatcaactataataatatataaattttgctGCATAATTGATAAACAATTAGTTTCTTTGTATCATATAGTGTATAactattttatttgatacaattaattgaaatcaatgagtttaataaatttattataagaATTTATATCAACAATTATGAATGTCAATATGTTAATaatctcataaaatatgaatctcttaaatttttttggagAGTTGCTATAAtaagaaaattaaagattttagtatcaatttcaaaaaatattatacatacGAAAAATGTATAAATTCAATATACAAATTTGGTGATATTTGAAATGACAGCTTATACGTGGTAATGACAGCTTATACGTGatgtttgaatatataatttttttaaaaatttgtttcagtTCATTTTTTCCATATATTATGTTAattacaatttattatataacataaaatcaattGCTAGAATTTTAATTGaagaaataattttgaaaatatgttatATAAGTTCTTATAAATCATCTAATATGATAAGAAATTAagcttatataaataataaaatgattcaaattattttttagaaaatcaaaattaaaattttgataatataattgatattaaGTGCAACGCACgtcagtaaaataaaaatagaactTGCTATATGTGAATTACAACCAGACACGCTTTTTCCAATGACACTGTCAAGGACTTGTGCTTCAGACTAGAAATAACTTTGAGTTGCTACGACAAAAAGAGGATTTTTCCTATGAATGGTAACACCAGGATGCTCTATGGCGTCCAATTCCTCCCCTTTTTTCCCATCAGCCAAATCCCattcaaacttttgcataagaTTAGCCAACACAAGTTCAACACTTGCCGTTGCGAATGCGATCCCTGGGCAACCCCTTCTCCCGGCACCAAATGGTGTAAACCCGAAATCTTGCCCCTTAAAATCTACTGAAGAATTCAAAAATCTCTCCGGCATGAATCTTTCGGGTTCAATCCATGACGCAGGATCTCTACCTATAGCCCATGCATTGGCTATTATCATTGTCCCCAATGCAATATCATATCCCATGATTTTAAGGTTGTCTCGTGCTACTCTGGCTATGAATGGTATTGGAGCGTGGTAACGAAGAGTTTCTTTGATCACGGCTTTCAAATAATACATTTTCTCCAGGTCATCATCGGTGATGTCCTGTCTGCCTTTCAGGATTTCTCGGACTTCGCTTTGCAGTTTCTTCAAGACTGTAGGGTGGCGTAGAAGTTCGGTCATCGCCCACTCCAGTGTTGTAGAAGTAGTATCAGTTCCCCCGACTAGTATGTCCTGTTTTCAGATTGTTTGTGTCATGCTAAAAGTTAGTTAAGACTTATTGTAACAGTACAACTGATGCTTTTAAATGTCTTGGTGTTTGAAATATAGATAATGGGAATGTTTTTAGATTTCTTTTGTGAAAAAATCTGTAAATTATGGAAGAATCATTGTGTTTGGAATGAAATTGAGTGTGTGTTGTGACTTTAGAAGAAAGAAGTTCTCACCAAAATTATCCCTTTGATATTATCTCTGTCAATGTAGACACCAGTCACATTATCCTTGTAATTCTTGAGCAAAATGTCAACAAAATTCTCTCTGATTTTTTCCTCCTTCACCACTGCATCACCTTTATCTTGGCCTGTATTCATGTGCTCTTGGATTACTATCTCCAAGAAGTCATCAAATTCTTTAGCAACCTTATCGACTTTAGCATCAAAACCGCTTACGCGGTCAATCCAAGCGAGAAAAGGTATAAATTCTCCAATCCTTACACTTCCCAGCAGATGTAAAAGCTCCTTCAGAAGCA
This window of the Primulina tabacum isolate GXHZ01 chromosome 12, ASM2559414v2, whole genome shotgun sequence genome carries:
- the LOC142520811 gene encoding cytochrome P450 71A8-like, which translates into the protein MLLNLFPLLLTGLFLVYFVTIWLYKPCSNKRLPPSPPKLPILGNLHQLSPLTHRSLQSLGRKYGPVFLLHFGSKPVFIVQSADVAKEIMKTNDLMFADKPTARITDKLFYNSKDILVAPYGEYWRKMKSMCILQLLNAKRVQSFHAIREEETALLMERIKSCSSSLLPVNLSELFLTLANDLICRSAFGRKYTDGKYGNKFPMLLKELLHLLGSVRIGEFIPFLAWIDRVSGFDAKVDKVAKEFDDFLEIVIQEHMNTGQDKGDAVVKEEKIRENFVDILLKNYKDNVTGVYIDRDNIKGIILDILVGGTDTTSTTLEWAMTELLRHPTVLKKLQSEVREILKGRQDITDDDLEKMYYLKAVIKETLRYHAPIPFIARVARDNLKIMGYDIALGTMIIANAWAIGRDPASWIEPERFMPERFLNSSVDFKGQDFGFTPFGAGRRGCPGIAFATASVELVLANLMQKFEWDLADGKKGEELDAIEHPGVTIHRKNPLFVVATQSYF